A portion of the Thunnus albacares chromosome 23, fThuAlb1.1, whole genome shotgun sequence genome contains these proteins:
- the LOC122975354 gene encoding E3 ubiquitin-protein ligase TRIM21-like — MLAASSFLSEDQFLCSICLDVFTYPVTIPCGHNFCKTCITEHWNINLQCQCPVCKDVSDKRPELRVNTFISEMAAQFRQSAVRKTSSFSEQQCTNTGEVLCDVCTETKLKAVKSCLVCLTSYCETHLEPHQRIPGLKRHKLIDPVENLEDRMCKKHDRPLELFCKTDQMCVCQFCTELDHKSHVFVHLIEEYEGKKVELGKTEAGIQHMIQNRRLKIQQIKQSVKFSKEDADRETAASVQVFTALIQSVERGLAQLIDMIEEKQKTTEKQAEGFVKELEEEISELMKRSAEVEQLSRTEDHLQFLQSFSSLNPAPPTKDWTEVRVQSSYEETVRRAVAQLEETLDIEVKKLCTNVELRRVQQYAVDVTLDSDTASPYLILSDDEKQVKCSDIQMNVPDNPQRFSVCNAVLGKQSFSSGRFYYEVQVKGKTEWDLGVVRESINRKGKIRLSPKNGFWTVWLRNGNEYKALAGPGVSLSLKSKPQKVGVFVDHEEGLVSFYDVDAAALIYSFTDCNFTEKLYPYFSPCSIHGGINAAPLTLTFATQI; from the coding sequence ATGCTTGCTGCCAGCAGTTTTCTCTCTGAAGATCAGTTTCTATGTtccatctgtctggatgtgttcactTATCCAGTCACCATaccatgtggacacaacttctgcaaGACCTGCATCACAGAACACTGGAATATTAATCTACAGTGTCAGTGTCCTGTGTGTAAAGATGTCTCTGACAAAAGGCCTGAGCTACGGGTCAACACATTCATATCTGAGATGGCTGCTCAGTTCAGACAGTCAGCTGTAAGGAAAACCAGCAGCTTCTCAGAGCAACAATGTACCAACACAGGAGAAGTTCTCTGTGACGTCTGCACtgaaaccaaactgaaggcTGTGAAGTCCTGCCTGGTGTGTCTTACCTCctactgtgagactcacctggagccTCATCAGAGAATCCCAGGCCTGAAAAGACATAAGCTGATTGATCCTGTGGAGAACCTGGAAGACAGAATGTGTAAGAAGCATGATCGACCTCTGGAACTGTTCTGCAAAACagatcagatgtgtgtgtgtcagttctGCACTGAATTAGATCACAAGTCACATGTCTTTGTGCATCTGATAGAAGAATATGAAGGGAAGAAGGTTGAACTGGGGAAAACAGAGGCTGGAATTCAGCATATGATCCAGAACAGACGACTGAAGATTCAGCAGATCAAACAGTCAGTGAAGTTCAGCAAGgaagatgcagacagagagacagcagccaGTGTGCAGGTCTTCACTGCTCTGATCCAGTCTGTTGAGAGAGGTCTGGCTCAGCTCATTGACATGATTgaagagaagcagaaaacaacagagaaacaggctgaaggCTTCGTCAAAGAGCTGGAAGAGGAAATCTCTGAGCTGATGAAGAGAAGTGCTGAAGTGGAGCAGCTCTCACGTACTGAAGACCACCTCCAGTTCCTCCAAAGCTTCTCATCCCTGAACCCTGCTCCACCcaccaaagactggacagaggtCAGAGTTCAGTCATCATATGAGGAGACTGTGAGGAGAGCTGTGgctcagctggaggagacaCTTGATATAGAAGTGAAGAAGCTGTGCACTAATGTTGAGCTGAGGAGGGTCCAGCAGTATGCAGTTGATGTGACTCTTGATTCTGACACTGCAAGTCCCTatctcatcctgtctgatgatgaaaaacaagtaaaatgtAGTGACATACAAATGAATGTCCCAGACAATCCACAGAGATTTTCTGTTTGTAATGCTGTCTTGGGAAAGCAAAGTTTCTCTTCAGGCAGATTTTACTATGAAGTTCAGGTTAAAGGGAAGACTGAGTGGGATTTAGGAGTGGTCAGAGAGTCAATcaacaggaaaggaaaaatcAGACTGTCCCCTAAGAATGGCTTCTGGACTGTATGGTTGAGAAATGGCAATGAGTACAAAGCTCTTGCTGGCCCgggtgtgtctctctctctgaagtcgAAGCCTcagaaggtgggggtgtttgtggatcatgaggagggtctggtctccttttatgacgtagatgctgcagctcttatcTACTCCTTTACTGACTGTAacttcactgagaaactctacCCATACTTCAGTCCCTGCAGTATTCATGGTGGCATAAACGCTGCCCCCTTGACCCTTACCTTTGCCACACAAATTTGA